In Nasonia vitripennis strain AsymCx chromosome 2, Nvit_psr_1.1, whole genome shotgun sequence, a genomic segment contains:
- the LOC100114856 gene encoding serine-rich adhesin for platelets isoform X2, with protein sequence MPAGGNSRFRGYPARMSERQQLALLLQMTSHPQQEMTSADEGKSNENNRFRASSGAAVSSRSESNIPLSNARSSPSQQQKLSKSRWSNKNTDLLNANDYISNSKEQSDFARSSSSPTPEEEVHRQQVKTASGAESPTAAGSPAECAATVISLQLQQQQQDQDNVSSSRSSASSTSSLRQRQLSSVQEQKDEIFGASYEMRRTPPQNKVVDRQATGGGSSSSTHQQQQQQQQQQTVANSGSINTAAGTISANTSNNNSGSSNSPRVTLRLNQVRAARDDKKGGVGAVLGSRAVSPTTTGANAPTSSSSRQSSAGSSAVVSMMSTNQMEASSTSALKSSSITSTSSTTTSGAICTSISAGSVGSSSQQASTNNNVNSSSSSSSSADSGDVYEFKSSKEATPVRGSSSSPNPNPAADGKESKDVNMSSLSLTACSAGSNNAQSQNISASVQAANGAMCCSIGSTTTTSPSTVLPPLSATAGNAPGSLSNSSSSGTAAGTLLESPSASVGVVAPTAAMNDEPMLVKSPASAVSATSSSTSTKRAFESESTGGGGQGGDDQEEEVRKRKKKDNSEQLSSNKESTSVGGCSAAATKAGSRQTAGRNNPGSTNDKCAKSAAAAAAAGKQQQVAGANAERKSPSGSVSANSPKPSAVTAAADSDGEDERSKNMDCSNSAAPKVPPLKIVIPQSATLEHQEHHHQGSNRNGKNTLNRGHHQLPYVVASSNNSNDSMDKDQSMSAAVISSPLDNSGGGGGGGAIPSKSDEKKDFSGVLDTAAESSRSTAAAAHHQRVLRSSHRGNGGGSGGGGNGGTNSTSNNGSCSNSSPLPTNADRSNNASPQQQQQSRHHSPTPESGGVSLVADSGKSALTDSTIQNSPPVKQSSSLSSTTSSSASASSRENSTTTEKSDKTAAVQDVKKEESLETSTKKESGSEISNSSTQNTPVVELHPRKRKIKSSKESQQAAAAAAAAAAAAAAAAAATSSANETSETSGTCSSAGGQEIHPHDQPITNCYQLFLNIRKQIERRRKGLFPVQPKPPQGFKDYLMNRCTYVLAGNANKEPNINPPVNLSSAAMKELYVEQEKERYRLRMQHVVEKEKLVLSVEQEILRVHGRAARALANQSLPFSVCTILKDEEVYNVITPEQEEKDRNARSRYNGRLFLSWLQDVDDKWEKIKEAMLLRHHNEAESLHAVQRMDWEWKLKEVGLCEFKATPQIEDVHVPMVHVSDDFDLLPA encoded by the exons ATGCCCGCAGGCGGTAACAGTCGCTTCCGCGGTTACCCAGCGCGGATGTCCGAGCGTCAACAACTCGCACTTCTCCTGCAAATGACTTCTCACCCTCAGCAGGAGATGACATCAG cTGATGAAGGAAAGAGCAACGAGAACAATCGTTTTCGAGCTTCATCCGGTGCCGCTGTAAGTAGTAGATCTGAGAGCAATATTCCTTTGAGCAACGCTAGATCGTCGCCGTCGCAGCAGCAAAAGCTCTCTAAAAGCCGTTggtcaaacaaaaatactgaTCTACTCAATGCGAATGACTACATCAGTAATTCAAAGGAGCAGAGCG ATTTTGCTAGATCTAGTTCTTCACCGACTCCGGAAGAGGAGGTGCATCGTCAGCAGGTGAAGACGGCCAGCGGAGCAGAGAGCCCGACAGCCGCAGGCTCGCCCGCAGAGTGCGCTGCCACCGTAATTTCGCTCCagctgcaacagcagcagcaggatcAAGACAACGTCTCCAGCAGCCGCTCGTCTGCATCGTCGACATCGTCGCTGCGTCAGCGTCAATTGTCGTCAGTGCAAGAGCAAAAAGACGAAATATTCGGAGCTTCCTATGAGATGCGCAGAACTCCGCCGCAAAACAaag TGGTGGACAGACAAGCCACGGGTGGAGGTAGTAGTAGCAGTacacatcagcagcagcagcagcagcagcaacaacaaacTGTGGCAAACAGTGGCAGTATTAATACTGCTGCTGGGACTATCAGTGCAAACACTAGTAACAACAATAGTGGTAGCAGCAACTCGCCTCGCGTGACGCTCAGGCTAAATCAAGTACGTGCCGCGAGGGATGATAAGAAAGGAGGAGTAGGAGCTGTGTTGGGTTCAAGGGCTGTATCTCCAACAACGACAGGGGCTAACGCACCAACCTCCTCTTCGTCGCGGCAGTCGTCTGCTGGATCATCAGCTGTTGTATCAATG ATGAGTACGAATCAAATGGAAGCATCGTCGACGTCGGCATTAAAATCGTCAAGTATAACCTCGACCTCTAGTACGACGACCAGTGGTGCGATTTGTACCAGTATAAGTGCAGGATCCGTTGGCAGCAGCAGTCAGCAAGCAAGTACCAATAATAACGTTAATTCGTcatcctcctcgtcgtcgtcggccgACAGCGGAGACGTTTACGAGTTTAAAAGTTCGAAAGAAGCAACTCCCGTCAGAGGATCAAGCTCTTCACCCAATCCCAACCCTGCTGCTGATGGAAAGGAATCCAAGGACGTTAACATGTCCTCTTTGTCTCTCACAGCTTGCTCTGCAGGCTCTAATAATGCGCAAAGTCAAAATATCAGTGCTAGTGTCCAGGCTGCTAATGGGGCTATGTGCTGCTCAA taGGTTCTACTACTACTACAAGCCCCTCGACAGTTCTTCCTCCTTTGAGTGCAACCGCTGGAAACGCTCCTGGCTCTTTGTCTAACTCATCGTCGTCTGGTACTGCTGCTGGTACTCTTTTAGAATCGCCATCTGCCTCTGTGGGAGTAGTGGCGCCAACAGCAGCCATGAATGATGAGCCGATGCTGGTCAAGTCACCAGCTTCAGCAGTTTCAGCTACTAGTTCTTCTACATCGACAAAGCGTGCCTTTGAGAGTGAGTCCACTGGTGGTGGTGGTCAAGGAGGAGACGATCAGGAAGAAGAAGTGCGAAAgcgtaaaaaaaaagacaattcTGAACAGTTGAGCAGTAATAAAGAGTCGACGTCAGTCGGCGGGTGTAGTGCTGCTGCGACAAAGGCTGGCAGCAGACAAACTGCTGGTAGGAACAATCCTGGATCAACTAATGATAAA TGTGCGAagtctgcagcagcagcagcagcagcaggaaagcagcagcaggttGCTGGAGCAAATGCTGAACGTAAGAGTCCGAGTGGTTCGGTCAGTGCTAATAGTCCAAAGCCTTCAGCGGTGACGGCGGCCGCCGATTCGGATGGCGAAGACGAGCGCTCAAAAAATATGGATTGCAGCAATTCTGCAGCGCCAAAAGTACCACCTCTAAAGATAGTCATTCCACAAAGTGCAACTTTAGAGCATCAGGAACATCATCATCAGGGTAGCAATAGAAATGGTAAAAACACGTTGAATCGCGGCCATCATCAGCTGCCTTACGTCGTGGCAAGTTCAAACAACAGCAATGATTCCATGGATAAAGATCAAAGCATGTCTGCTGCAGTGATTTCTAGTCCACTAGATaatagcggcggcggcggcggcggcggcgcaatCCCGTCAAAAAGTGATGAAAAGAAAGACTTTAGTGGTGTTTTGGATACCGCCGCCGAGTCGTCAcgatcaacagcagcagcggcacatCATCAACGTGTTCTTAGAAGTTCACATCGGGGTAATGGTGGTGGTAGTGGTGGAGGTGGTAACGGTGGTACAAATAGTACTAGTAATAATGGAAGTTGTTCGAATTCTTCGCCGTTGCCGACTAATGCAGACCGTTCAAATAATGCGtcaccgcagcagcagcagcagagcagacATCATTCGCCAACGCCAGAATCAGGCGGTGTTTCATTGGTAGCTGACTCTGGCAAATCTGCATTAACAGATTCAACAATTCAAAATAGTCCCCCAGTCAAACAATCATCATCGCTATCATCAACGACTTCATCGTCAGCATCAGCATCGAGTCGAGAAAACTCGACGACGACGGAAAAGAGTGACAAGACTGCAGCAGTACAGGACgtaaagaaagaagaaagtttGGAAACTAGCACAAAAAAAGAGAGTGGCAGTGAAATATCAAACAGCTCGACGCAAAACACTCCTGTCGTCGAACTGCATcctagaaaaagaaaaataaagtcgAGCAAAGAATCGCAgcaagcagcagcggctgctgctgctgctgccgccgccgccgccgcagcagcagcagcaacttcATCTGCAAACGAGACTAGCGAAACTAGTGGAACATGCAGCAGTGCAGGAGGACAGGAAATTCATCCGCATGATCAGCCAATCACtaattgctatcaattattcTTAAACATACGAAAACAG ATCGAGCGAAGGAGAAAAGGCCTATTTCCAGTTCAACCTAAACCTCCACAAGGATTCAAGGATTACTTGATGAATCGATGCACTTATGTGCTGGCTGGCAATGCCAATAAAGAACCAAATATCAATCCACCAGTAAATTTATCGTCGGCGGCGATGAAAGAACTTTACGTTGAACAAGAAAAAGAACGCTATAGATTAAGAATGCAGCATGTCGTGGAGAAGGAAAAACTAGTCTTGTCAGTGGAACAGGAAATTCTTAGGGTTCATGGCAGAGCAGCTAGAGCTCTTGCCAATCAGTCACTTCCTTTTTCTGTTTGTACAATTCTTAAAGATGAAGAGGTTTATAATGTCATTACACCAGAGCAGGAGGAAAAAGATAGAAATGCAAGAAGTAGATATAACGGAAGGTTATTTCTAAGCTGGCTTCAAGACGTTGATGACAAATGGGAGAAAATTAAG
- the LOC100114856 gene encoding serine-rich adhesin for platelets isoform X1: MPAGGNSRFRGYPARMSERQQLALLLQMTSHPQQEMTSADEGKSNENNRFRASSGAAVSSRSESNIPLSNARSSPSQQQKLSKSRWSNKNTDLLNANDYISNSKEQSDFARSSSSPTPEEEVHRQQVKTASGAESPTAAGSPAECAATVISLQLQQQQQDQDNVSSSRSSASSTSSLRQRQLSSVQEQKDEIFGASYEMRRTPPQNKVVVDRQATGGGSSSSTHQQQQQQQQQQTVANSGSINTAAGTISANTSNNNSGSSNSPRVTLRLNQVRAARDDKKGGVGAVLGSRAVSPTTTGANAPTSSSSRQSSAGSSAVVSMMSTNQMEASSTSALKSSSITSTSSTTTSGAICTSISAGSVGSSSQQASTNNNVNSSSSSSSSADSGDVYEFKSSKEATPVRGSSSSPNPNPAADGKESKDVNMSSLSLTACSAGSNNAQSQNISASVQAANGAMCCSIGSTTTTSPSTVLPPLSATAGNAPGSLSNSSSSGTAAGTLLESPSASVGVVAPTAAMNDEPMLVKSPASAVSATSSSTSTKRAFESESTGGGGQGGDDQEEEVRKRKKKDNSEQLSSNKESTSVGGCSAAATKAGSRQTAGRNNPGSTNDKCAKSAAAAAAAGKQQQVAGANAERKSPSGSVSANSPKPSAVTAAADSDGEDERSKNMDCSNSAAPKVPPLKIVIPQSATLEHQEHHHQGSNRNGKNTLNRGHHQLPYVVASSNNSNDSMDKDQSMSAAVISSPLDNSGGGGGGGAIPSKSDEKKDFSGVLDTAAESSRSTAAAAHHQRVLRSSHRGNGGGSGGGGNGGTNSTSNNGSCSNSSPLPTNADRSNNASPQQQQQSRHHSPTPESGGVSLVADSGKSALTDSTIQNSPPVKQSSSLSSTTSSSASASSRENSTTTEKSDKTAAVQDVKKEESLETSTKKESGSEISNSSTQNTPVVELHPRKRKIKSSKESQQAAAAAAAAAAAAAAAAAATSSANETSETSGTCSSAGGQEIHPHDQPITNCYQLFLNIRKQIERRRKGLFPVQPKPPQGFKDYLMNRCTYVLAGNANKEPNINPPVNLSSAAMKELYVEQEKERYRLRMQHVVEKEKLVLSVEQEILRVHGRAARALANQSLPFSVCTILKDEEVYNVITPEQEEKDRNARSRYNGRLFLSWLQDVDDKWEKIKEAMLLRHHNEAESLHAVQRMDWEWKLKEVGLCEFKATPQIEDVHVPMVHVSDDFDLLPA; this comes from the exons ATGCCCGCAGGCGGTAACAGTCGCTTCCGCGGTTACCCAGCGCGGATGTCCGAGCGTCAACAACTCGCACTTCTCCTGCAAATGACTTCTCACCCTCAGCAGGAGATGACATCAG cTGATGAAGGAAAGAGCAACGAGAACAATCGTTTTCGAGCTTCATCCGGTGCCGCTGTAAGTAGTAGATCTGAGAGCAATATTCCTTTGAGCAACGCTAGATCGTCGCCGTCGCAGCAGCAAAAGCTCTCTAAAAGCCGTTggtcaaacaaaaatactgaTCTACTCAATGCGAATGACTACATCAGTAATTCAAAGGAGCAGAGCG ATTTTGCTAGATCTAGTTCTTCACCGACTCCGGAAGAGGAGGTGCATCGTCAGCAGGTGAAGACGGCCAGCGGAGCAGAGAGCCCGACAGCCGCAGGCTCGCCCGCAGAGTGCGCTGCCACCGTAATTTCGCTCCagctgcaacagcagcagcaggatcAAGACAACGTCTCCAGCAGCCGCTCGTCTGCATCGTCGACATCGTCGCTGCGTCAGCGTCAATTGTCGTCAGTGCAAGAGCAAAAAGACGAAATATTCGGAGCTTCCTATGAGATGCGCAGAACTCCGCCGCAAAACAaag TAGTGGTGGACAGACAAGCCACGGGTGGAGGTAGTAGTAGCAGTacacatcagcagcagcagcagcagcagcaacaacaaacTGTGGCAAACAGTGGCAGTATTAATACTGCTGCTGGGACTATCAGTGCAAACACTAGTAACAACAATAGTGGTAGCAGCAACTCGCCTCGCGTGACGCTCAGGCTAAATCAAGTACGTGCCGCGAGGGATGATAAGAAAGGAGGAGTAGGAGCTGTGTTGGGTTCAAGGGCTGTATCTCCAACAACGACAGGGGCTAACGCACCAACCTCCTCTTCGTCGCGGCAGTCGTCTGCTGGATCATCAGCTGTTGTATCAATG ATGAGTACGAATCAAATGGAAGCATCGTCGACGTCGGCATTAAAATCGTCAAGTATAACCTCGACCTCTAGTACGACGACCAGTGGTGCGATTTGTACCAGTATAAGTGCAGGATCCGTTGGCAGCAGCAGTCAGCAAGCAAGTACCAATAATAACGTTAATTCGTcatcctcctcgtcgtcgtcggccgACAGCGGAGACGTTTACGAGTTTAAAAGTTCGAAAGAAGCAACTCCCGTCAGAGGATCAAGCTCTTCACCCAATCCCAACCCTGCTGCTGATGGAAAGGAATCCAAGGACGTTAACATGTCCTCTTTGTCTCTCACAGCTTGCTCTGCAGGCTCTAATAATGCGCAAAGTCAAAATATCAGTGCTAGTGTCCAGGCTGCTAATGGGGCTATGTGCTGCTCAA taGGTTCTACTACTACTACAAGCCCCTCGACAGTTCTTCCTCCTTTGAGTGCAACCGCTGGAAACGCTCCTGGCTCTTTGTCTAACTCATCGTCGTCTGGTACTGCTGCTGGTACTCTTTTAGAATCGCCATCTGCCTCTGTGGGAGTAGTGGCGCCAACAGCAGCCATGAATGATGAGCCGATGCTGGTCAAGTCACCAGCTTCAGCAGTTTCAGCTACTAGTTCTTCTACATCGACAAAGCGTGCCTTTGAGAGTGAGTCCACTGGTGGTGGTGGTCAAGGAGGAGACGATCAGGAAGAAGAAGTGCGAAAgcgtaaaaaaaaagacaattcTGAACAGTTGAGCAGTAATAAAGAGTCGACGTCAGTCGGCGGGTGTAGTGCTGCTGCGACAAAGGCTGGCAGCAGACAAACTGCTGGTAGGAACAATCCTGGATCAACTAATGATAAA TGTGCGAagtctgcagcagcagcagcagcagcaggaaagcagcagcaggttGCTGGAGCAAATGCTGAACGTAAGAGTCCGAGTGGTTCGGTCAGTGCTAATAGTCCAAAGCCTTCAGCGGTGACGGCGGCCGCCGATTCGGATGGCGAAGACGAGCGCTCAAAAAATATGGATTGCAGCAATTCTGCAGCGCCAAAAGTACCACCTCTAAAGATAGTCATTCCACAAAGTGCAACTTTAGAGCATCAGGAACATCATCATCAGGGTAGCAATAGAAATGGTAAAAACACGTTGAATCGCGGCCATCATCAGCTGCCTTACGTCGTGGCAAGTTCAAACAACAGCAATGATTCCATGGATAAAGATCAAAGCATGTCTGCTGCAGTGATTTCTAGTCCACTAGATaatagcggcggcggcggcggcggcggcgcaatCCCGTCAAAAAGTGATGAAAAGAAAGACTTTAGTGGTGTTTTGGATACCGCCGCCGAGTCGTCAcgatcaacagcagcagcggcacatCATCAACGTGTTCTTAGAAGTTCACATCGGGGTAATGGTGGTGGTAGTGGTGGAGGTGGTAACGGTGGTACAAATAGTACTAGTAATAATGGAAGTTGTTCGAATTCTTCGCCGTTGCCGACTAATGCAGACCGTTCAAATAATGCGtcaccgcagcagcagcagcagagcagacATCATTCGCCAACGCCAGAATCAGGCGGTGTTTCATTGGTAGCTGACTCTGGCAAATCTGCATTAACAGATTCAACAATTCAAAATAGTCCCCCAGTCAAACAATCATCATCGCTATCATCAACGACTTCATCGTCAGCATCAGCATCGAGTCGAGAAAACTCGACGACGACGGAAAAGAGTGACAAGACTGCAGCAGTACAGGACgtaaagaaagaagaaagtttGGAAACTAGCACAAAAAAAGAGAGTGGCAGTGAAATATCAAACAGCTCGACGCAAAACACTCCTGTCGTCGAACTGCATcctagaaaaagaaaaataaagtcgAGCAAAGAATCGCAgcaagcagcagcggctgctgctgctgctgccgccgccgccgccgcagcagcagcagcaacttcATCTGCAAACGAGACTAGCGAAACTAGTGGAACATGCAGCAGTGCAGGAGGACAGGAAATTCATCCGCATGATCAGCCAATCACtaattgctatcaattattcTTAAACATACGAAAACAG ATCGAGCGAAGGAGAAAAGGCCTATTTCCAGTTCAACCTAAACCTCCACAAGGATTCAAGGATTACTTGATGAATCGATGCACTTATGTGCTGGCTGGCAATGCCAATAAAGAACCAAATATCAATCCACCAGTAAATTTATCGTCGGCGGCGATGAAAGAACTTTACGTTGAACAAGAAAAAGAACGCTATAGATTAAGAATGCAGCATGTCGTGGAGAAGGAAAAACTAGTCTTGTCAGTGGAACAGGAAATTCTTAGGGTTCATGGCAGAGCAGCTAGAGCTCTTGCCAATCAGTCACTTCCTTTTTCTGTTTGTACAATTCTTAAAGATGAAGAGGTTTATAATGTCATTACACCAGAGCAGGAGGAAAAAGATAGAAATGCAAGAAGTAGATATAACGGAAGGTTATTTCTAAGCTGGCTTCAAGACGTTGATGACAAATGGGAGAAAATTAAG
- the LOC100114856 gene encoding serine-rich adhesin for platelets isoform X4, which produces MRRTPPQNKVVDRQATGGGSSSSTHQQQQQQQQQQTVANSGSINTAAGTISANTSNNNSGSSNSPRVTLRLNQVRAARDDKKGGVGAVLGSRAVSPTTTGANAPTSSSSRQSSAGSSAVVSMMSTNQMEASSTSALKSSSITSTSSTTTSGAICTSISAGSVGSSSQQASTNNNVNSSSSSSSSADSGDVYEFKSSKEATPVRGSSSSPNPNPAADGKESKDVNMSSLSLTACSAGSNNAQSQNISASVQAANGAMCCSIGSTTTTSPSTVLPPLSATAGNAPGSLSNSSSSGTAAGTLLESPSASVGVVAPTAAMNDEPMLVKSPASAVSATSSSTSTKRAFESESTGGGGQGGDDQEEEVRKRKKKDNSEQLSSNKESTSVGGCSAAATKAGSRQTAGRNNPGSTNDKCAKSAAAAAAAGKQQQVAGANAERKSPSGSVSANSPKPSAVTAAADSDGEDERSKNMDCSNSAAPKVPPLKIVIPQSATLEHQEHHHQGSNRNGKNTLNRGHHQLPYVVASSNNSNDSMDKDQSMSAAVISSPLDNSGGGGGGGAIPSKSDEKKDFSGVLDTAAESSRSTAAAAHHQRVLRSSHRGNGGGSGGGGNGGTNSTSNNGSCSNSSPLPTNADRSNNASPQQQQQSRHHSPTPESGGVSLVADSGKSALTDSTIQNSPPVKQSSSLSSTTSSSASASSRENSTTTEKSDKTAAVQDVKKEESLETSTKKESGSEISNSSTQNTPVVELHPRKRKIKSSKESQQAAAAAAAAAAAAAAAAAATSSANETSETSGTCSSAGGQEIHPHDQPITNCYQLFLNIRKQIERRRKGLFPVQPKPPQGFKDYLMNRCTYVLAGNANKEPNINPPVNLSSAAMKELYVEQEKERYRLRMQHVVEKEKLVLSVEQEILRVHGRAARALANQSLPFSVCTILKDEEVYNVITPEQEEKDRNARSRYNGRLFLSWLQDVDDKWEKIKEAMLLRHHNEAESLHAVQRMDWEWKLKEVGLCEFKATPQIEDVHVPMVHVSDDFDLLPA; this is translated from the exons ATGCGCAGAACTCCGCCGCAAAACAaag TGGTGGACAGACAAGCCACGGGTGGAGGTAGTAGTAGCAGTacacatcagcagcagcagcagcagcagcaacaacaaacTGTGGCAAACAGTGGCAGTATTAATACTGCTGCTGGGACTATCAGTGCAAACACTAGTAACAACAATAGTGGTAGCAGCAACTCGCCTCGCGTGACGCTCAGGCTAAATCAAGTACGTGCCGCGAGGGATGATAAGAAAGGAGGAGTAGGAGCTGTGTTGGGTTCAAGGGCTGTATCTCCAACAACGACAGGGGCTAACGCACCAACCTCCTCTTCGTCGCGGCAGTCGTCTGCTGGATCATCAGCTGTTGTATCAATG ATGAGTACGAATCAAATGGAAGCATCGTCGACGTCGGCATTAAAATCGTCAAGTATAACCTCGACCTCTAGTACGACGACCAGTGGTGCGATTTGTACCAGTATAAGTGCAGGATCCGTTGGCAGCAGCAGTCAGCAAGCAAGTACCAATAATAACGTTAATTCGTcatcctcctcgtcgtcgtcggccgACAGCGGAGACGTTTACGAGTTTAAAAGTTCGAAAGAAGCAACTCCCGTCAGAGGATCAAGCTCTTCACCCAATCCCAACCCTGCTGCTGATGGAAAGGAATCCAAGGACGTTAACATGTCCTCTTTGTCTCTCACAGCTTGCTCTGCAGGCTCTAATAATGCGCAAAGTCAAAATATCAGTGCTAGTGTCCAGGCTGCTAATGGGGCTATGTGCTGCTCAA taGGTTCTACTACTACTACAAGCCCCTCGACAGTTCTTCCTCCTTTGAGTGCAACCGCTGGAAACGCTCCTGGCTCTTTGTCTAACTCATCGTCGTCTGGTACTGCTGCTGGTACTCTTTTAGAATCGCCATCTGCCTCTGTGGGAGTAGTGGCGCCAACAGCAGCCATGAATGATGAGCCGATGCTGGTCAAGTCACCAGCTTCAGCAGTTTCAGCTACTAGTTCTTCTACATCGACAAAGCGTGCCTTTGAGAGTGAGTCCACTGGTGGTGGTGGTCAAGGAGGAGACGATCAGGAAGAAGAAGTGCGAAAgcgtaaaaaaaaagacaattcTGAACAGTTGAGCAGTAATAAAGAGTCGACGTCAGTCGGCGGGTGTAGTGCTGCTGCGACAAAGGCTGGCAGCAGACAAACTGCTGGTAGGAACAATCCTGGATCAACTAATGATAAA TGTGCGAagtctgcagcagcagcagcagcagcaggaaagcagcagcaggttGCTGGAGCAAATGCTGAACGTAAGAGTCCGAGTGGTTCGGTCAGTGCTAATAGTCCAAAGCCTTCAGCGGTGACGGCGGCCGCCGATTCGGATGGCGAAGACGAGCGCTCAAAAAATATGGATTGCAGCAATTCTGCAGCGCCAAAAGTACCACCTCTAAAGATAGTCATTCCACAAAGTGCAACTTTAGAGCATCAGGAACATCATCATCAGGGTAGCAATAGAAATGGTAAAAACACGTTGAATCGCGGCCATCATCAGCTGCCTTACGTCGTGGCAAGTTCAAACAACAGCAATGATTCCATGGATAAAGATCAAAGCATGTCTGCTGCAGTGATTTCTAGTCCACTAGATaatagcggcggcggcggcggcggcggcgcaatCCCGTCAAAAAGTGATGAAAAGAAAGACTTTAGTGGTGTTTTGGATACCGCCGCCGAGTCGTCAcgatcaacagcagcagcggcacatCATCAACGTGTTCTTAGAAGTTCACATCGGGGTAATGGTGGTGGTAGTGGTGGAGGTGGTAACGGTGGTACAAATAGTACTAGTAATAATGGAAGTTGTTCGAATTCTTCGCCGTTGCCGACTAATGCAGACCGTTCAAATAATGCGtcaccgcagcagcagcagcagagcagacATCATTCGCCAACGCCAGAATCAGGCGGTGTTTCATTGGTAGCTGACTCTGGCAAATCTGCATTAACAGATTCAACAATTCAAAATAGTCCCCCAGTCAAACAATCATCATCGCTATCATCAACGACTTCATCGTCAGCATCAGCATCGAGTCGAGAAAACTCGACGACGACGGAAAAGAGTGACAAGACTGCAGCAGTACAGGACgtaaagaaagaagaaagtttGGAAACTAGCACAAAAAAAGAGAGTGGCAGTGAAATATCAAACAGCTCGACGCAAAACACTCCTGTCGTCGAACTGCATcctagaaaaagaaaaataaagtcgAGCAAAGAATCGCAgcaagcagcagcggctgctgctgctgctgccgccgccgccgccgcagcagcagcagcaacttcATCTGCAAACGAGACTAGCGAAACTAGTGGAACATGCAGCAGTGCAGGAGGACAGGAAATTCATCCGCATGATCAGCCAATCACtaattgctatcaattattcTTAAACATACGAAAACAG ATCGAGCGAAGGAGAAAAGGCCTATTTCCAGTTCAACCTAAACCTCCACAAGGATTCAAGGATTACTTGATGAATCGATGCACTTATGTGCTGGCTGGCAATGCCAATAAAGAACCAAATATCAATCCACCAGTAAATTTATCGTCGGCGGCGATGAAAGAACTTTACGTTGAACAAGAAAAAGAACGCTATAGATTAAGAATGCAGCATGTCGTGGAGAAGGAAAAACTAGTCTTGTCAGTGGAACAGGAAATTCTTAGGGTTCATGGCAGAGCAGCTAGAGCTCTTGCCAATCAGTCACTTCCTTTTTCTGTTTGTACAATTCTTAAAGATGAAGAGGTTTATAATGTCATTACACCAGAGCAGGAGGAAAAAGATAGAAATGCAAGAAGTAGATATAACGGAAGGTTATTTCTAAGCTGGCTTCAAGACGTTGATGACAAATGGGAGAAAATTAAG